One Myxococcota bacterium genomic region harbors:
- a CDS encoding c-type cytochrome, which translates to MNRIATALGIGLGFGLAGGVGASPVAAEPEPADPVLAEMGAPLFARYCASCHGAQARGDGPVAKALNPPPADLTRIATRRGGDFPEGEIARFIDGRFNLDAHGSREMPVWGERLAPAVPDAGISEAIVRGNIVSLVEYLKSLQEEK; encoded by the coding sequence ATGAACCGCATCGCGACCGCGCTCGGAATCGGGCTCGGATTCGGACTGGCCGGAGGCGTCGGGGCCTCGCCCGTCGCCGCCGAGCCCGAGCCGGCCGACCCGGTCCTCGCCGAGATGGGGGCCCCGCTCTTCGCGCGCTACTGCGCTTCGTGTCACGGCGCGCAGGCACGCGGCGACGGTCCGGTCGCCAAGGCGTTGAACCCGCCGCCCGCCGACCTCACCCGGATCGCGACGCGACGCGGTGGCGACTTCCCGGAAGGCGAGATCGCGCGCTTCATCGACGGTCGCTTCAACCTGGATGCCCACGGCAGCCGCGAGATGCCCGTGTGGGGCGAGCGACTGGCCCCGGCCGTTCCCGACGCCGGCATCTCGGAAGCCATCGTGCGCGGCAACATCGTGTCGCTGGTCGAGTACCTGAAGAGCCTCCAGGAGGAGAAGTGA